Proteins from one Cryptomeria japonica chromosome 4, Sugi_1.0, whole genome shotgun sequence genomic window:
- the LOC131874918 gene encoding bZIP transcription factor 44-like — protein sequence MVLQSNLIVPNSMKGMSACTNPITSSSGTVITQQNSGSEKDPHQIIDERKQKRMIANRESARKSRLRKQQHLDELNADVDNLGAENNMLFTQLNIVSLNYMQLQEENSLLRSHAMDLSHKLQSLNIKMQWAGVLNDLDLSSSDGFVHPIPMDIKPWYL from the coding sequence ATGGTTCTTCAATCAAACTTGATTGTGCCCAATTCAATGAAGGGCATGAGTGCTTGCACAAATCCCATAACATCTTCCAGTGGGACAGTGATCACACAACAAAACTCAGGTTCTGAGAAAGACCCACATCAAATCATTGATGAGAGGAAGCAGAAAAGAATGATTGCCAACAGAGAATCAGCAAGGAAATCCAGATTGAGAAAGCAGCAGCATTTAGATGAACTGAATGCAGATGTAGATAATCTCGGAGCAGAAAACAATATGTTATTCACACAATTGAACATTGTTTCACTCAATTACATGCAGCTGCAAGAGGAGAATTCTCTTCTTCGGTCACATGCCATGGATTTAAGCCACAAGCTGCAGTCTCTGAATATCAAAATGCAATGGGCAGGGGTATTGAATGACCTTGATTTGAGTTCATCAGATGGTTTTGTGCATCCAATTCCAATGGATATCAAGCCTTGGTACTTGTAG